The segment TTGAAAAGATCATCGGAGTACTTTGCCCAGTGGCCTGAAGTCTTGTAGAGGTCAGATTTCGTGATGTGGGGAATAGCGACACGCTGGTAGCCCTTCGCGCTACGGAGCGCCCATACGTAATCATTGAGTGTTTCTCGGAGCAAGGTGCCTTTTGGTGTCCACAGTGGCAGTCCTGGTCCCACGAGTTCAGAGAAGGTGAAAAGTCCGAGCTCTTTGCCGAGCTTGCGATGGTCTCGCTTCTTTGCCTCCTCGAGCATCGTGATGTATGCATCGAGCTCTTCTTTCGTTTCGAATGCAATTCCATAGATGCGGGTAAGCATTTGGTTCTTCTGGTCACCGCGCCAATATGCCCCAGCAATTTTCGTGAGCACGAATGACTCGCCATCGATCTCACTCGTATTGTCGACGTGTCCACCCTTACAGAGATCGGTGAAGTTGCCCACTGAATAGGTGGTCATCGTTTTGCCCTCGCCAGAGAACTCATTG is part of the Candidatus Paceibacterota bacterium genome and harbors:
- a CDS encoding threonine--tRNA ligase: MDKLHNIRHTLAHLLASAVQEFDPGVQFGIGPVTDDGFYYDFLFSPGKTPTPEDLKTLQRAMQKLVNKKLPMEGKELSHAEGLAFFKDQPMKIELINEFSGEGKTMTTYSVGNFTDLCKGGHVDNTSEIDGESFVLTKIAGAYWRGDQKNQMLTRIYGIAFETKEELDAYITMLEEAKKRDHRKLGKELGLFTFSELVGPGLPLWTPKGTLLRETLNDYVWALRSAKGYQRVAIPHITKSDLYKTSGHWAKYSDDLF